aaactgattgaaggcataccatattcagttatttgcatggaaaaaacaagatatcagtatgatatcataatatgcactagcttgaggagagttaatgttcgttatcttctttggctaaagtttgaaaacgttacatcagttgtaaatttcaaaaatattaacccgaagatgaaatgcatatgatgcagtggttgggaatgggtatctctcgaaggaattaacagataattacaagaatgtgaaattcttcaacagaaatcatcttgcatcaatataagtaaaaggaattaaacaaagtttcaagtcaagatgaacttcacctttgaacaaaaattccacaaaacaattaacaggacaactggcgcgtatttatggctgttcatcttaatattcttaatacattgatataataataataataaggtatttattggtaccttgagacatttacaatgtataggacaagccaaatgaaaaatagaaaaatcaattttcgggaacttattctacgatgacactcatcgaaaattctgtagtaaacttttcgcattaattcactcaaacataaaattctcaaatgccaccacttttttgggtctctcaatagaaggaaattctttgtcatcctcttcattcacaatctttctgattgtggaaatattcagctgaaatataggtcgtttagattcagatgaaacattatataaattctcttacattgaatatattcgctaccctctgacttattgtggattttagaatatcagggagtaactatttgaatgagcggacctgaattctaaatagaactttctgaaaccttgtctcttttttcaatcactttcggcattttcgtaatattaattgatataagttgtagCAACGGCGATATGACATTAaccacatttcatgagtgccaaccttactccgttctagttacaaaacttgagaaaattatttcatggccaaccaactgctaaaataaatatgaatggagtatatttgtCTCAACTTGCATATGTAATTTTCGTTCCATTCGAAGATAATATAGTGAATTATCGTCCCACGAAATATtgtcaaaattttttgaactATTTCTTCAGGGGCGGACGGAGTCAGCGAGCAAGAGAAGCGAATAATATTGGACGTACATAACAGGATGAGACAGGCTGTTGCCTTGGGTCAGATAGATGGTCAACCCCCCGCCTCCAATATGATTGAGATGGTGAGTATATTGGCGATATTGACATTTCATGTTTATAACTTCAGAAAAGGTTTTCTGTAACGAGATATTCGGCCAGTCGTTCCAGAAAATTGGAGTGGAGATATTGGGGAGGAATATGTGTAAATTGGGAGTTTTCATCTGGTATGCTGGCTGGTTTGATTGATTTTTGCCTTGGATTCCCTTTGcctaaaatattcattattcgTTAACTATATTGAAGCCTACCTACAGGATTTTTTTCTCATCCCATTCAGCCGAAGTAGGCCAGGTATTCttcaatataatataatgaaataCTTCTTAGTGTGCCACAGTGAAATTGTCAATTAAAATTTAGGCTTTCACCTCAAAAAAATCGCAGTGGTAAATGGTTATTTTTACTTACGTTACATGATTCTGTTGGCTGTATTATTTTGTTCCAGTGCACCTGGATATTTCTGCtaattgataataattgttgtgtATGAACGATTGTTGGGGTCGGCTCAAATTTGGATTAAAGTGTAGCGTAATCGTAACACAACTCAAAATTAGGTATTGTGGAATTGATATTTATTTTCGAACCATAATATGCAATGAAAGCTCATTATGTTCGATGCGTTCGGTGCTGGGATAAGTGAACCGAATAAACTAATGAATCATATTCATTTATGAGAATTTTTAAATGACTATTTCGTATAAATTACCCACTGGAAGAGCTGACTGTTTAATGCCTACTATACAAAATGTGGACAACAAACATGTGATCTGTAAGCAATCATTAGTGATTCCATCTCTACATACAAATTCTATaaagggtgttcctaaattggaggtacaaagAAAGAGGGAAGATTCCTTAAGTATTTCTTAGAAAGAAAAGTTTtcgatacagggtgttgaagttggaaattttggattggtatcaaaacaagttgtgaaaacaaattcattattagaaatgcCGAGTTTAACTCTATGTgtcaaaactaacaatgaattcGCCACAGCTTACTAACTGAATTTGTATGACAATTTGGGATTtcaggatttcgagagaattctCGAAATCGGTATCATATACAACAAAGCTACAAGGGACCATAAAATTTAGTAtaacaacaaagcttctttttacatttttttcacgTGAAAACACAGCTTGCACTAATCTCTTTTACTTTTCTTCTGCTTAAGcctgaaaaaaattgacaatGGTTCTACCAGTTATGAAAATTTCTGATCGAGATCGAGACTTACCTATATCTTGACTTTCAATACGAAGTTCATGGAGAGATCTTATTTTGCATTCTTCTTCATGATATTcttattttcaattaatatttCAGAAATGGGATGATGAGTTGGCAGCTAAAGCACAAAAATGGGCTGTGACATGTTCTGCCTCTAGACATGATGCTTATAGACATACAGGTAATGAGTAATAAGTAtaattcattcatatttttGTATGCTACTTTTCATGATAGTCAAAAGTCCCCTCTCTTCCCTTATTTTGTCCCTAGAACTGTGGtattaataaaaattgaatttgtaAGGGCACACTATATATTTTCTCTTTCATATCATGTTTTCCAGACAGATTTCTTGTCGGGCAAAACACAGCGACGACATGGACGACAAAAACACCAACGGATTATTACGAACTAGAATCAGATTTCCCTGGGGCTATACATAAGTGGTTTGATGAGGTCAGAAAATTCAGGTTTGGCAAACAGTCACATCCAGGAGCCGGACATTATGCTCAGGTATGTAATATTCACCACACAAAGTTTTAATGTAGGATATACACTTTCCAATATGGGTTTGGTTGGTCGAAACATACTCTAGATTATAGATATCGACTTAAAAATTGCTAAAATTGTTTTTCTCGTGAAAATTCTCAGACGAAGAGTTTTGTTTTCTGCCCGCAAGTCGCCGCTAGCAACTGGGACAAAAAAACCTGAGCCAGGCAACCGAACATTCACGATCGGACAAATACTTAAACAGGTCTTCGTCTATTTACTTCATCTAGTCTTTTATGCTCAAACTATTTTCGTAACTGAAAGTTTTTTCCTGATTTCATCCTAATGTCGAGGAGGTACACAGAACTCTCAAGAAAATTAACTTTATCTGAATGCATAACAGAGGAGAGGAAATTAAATACGGTATCCAATCAAGGGATCCACTCAGAACTTTACGAATTATAAAATTCCACGGTCGGTAACTTTTCAAAATAAACTCGGCCAGTTTATTTGATTGATGCTTAATAATTGGAATGAAATCCGTATTTGCATTGCACTCGAGGTGTACCGTCGTCCCGGTATTCTTCGAGTTGGAGTTTGTGCTTTGACATCGGTAATTATTTAAATTGGTTTCGTATCAGCCGCTGATTCGCTCTACCAACGGAATAGAAAAATTCTCATTGCTCTCTCTGTGGCAGGAAAATTTCAGGCGGAATTAAAAGCCAAATTCGAAATATCCAAGGTAACGTTTGACCTTATATTTGACCGATATTTTTCTCATCACTATTGAATTGAATAACATGACTTATTTAACCACAACACGTGTTTCGATATGGCAGTGGCATCCTCATGTGGttgaaggtaaactgaaatatttggtatcGTACAAAAGTTCTTGGCGAATCTTTGAGTTAcccatttttggaatttttcgaaggtcaactttggacacgcgtatctcccagaaaaatcatcgtagagctgGAAGagttacatattctgaaaaatcaactcctctagtaataaatttcaagatttcatcgacctcagtgTAACAGTTcgttcttgacgaatttttaagttaaCCTATTTCAAACATGAATGCCATTTAGAATTATGCGAATAATAATCTGGTTTTCTAGATGATCTGGGCTGACACTTACCTCATAGGATGCGGCTATAGCTTCTATCACACCCCTGAAAGAGGGTTCACAAAATACTACGTGTGCAACTATGGTCCCAGGTAATCAAAGTTATGAAACATTCatcttaaaaaaattcaaatttttcaattttagcGGCAATGTAGACGGCGAGAGCCCGTACAGGAAAGGCTACCCTAGCTGTTACGAGTTTGGCCTGGAAGGTTCGAGAAAGTACGCAGGGTTGTGCGGTAAGGCAATTTTTGTTTCCTCTAGCAATACAAATGGTTTTCACTGGATCCGAGTGCATCCCGCTGTGCACCTGGGAAATCCAAATCGTGCGATACAGAAATCGGTAATATAAATAGGTTCCGGGGTGTTTCTAGGGGTATCTCATCAATTTCAGATGGCTCGGATGTATCGCTGATATTTCCAGATGCTATTTGGAGTCGGCTATCGAGAATGCTGAGAGTTTTCAACCTATAAAATATTCTGCATATTCATATGTCGAAATTCGTCTGTGGTTTCGTAGTTTTTGTGTATGTCAACAAATTATGTCAATGACTGAATAGTGTTGACCACTCTAATTGACAAAAACCAATAATTGTATTTGAGAGTGTGGATTAAACaattcttgagaaaaataacgaaatttccagaGCTGAATAGTAAGGTTTTGTTCTTCATGTCCTCTGATGTATTGACTTTGTATATTTTATTCCTAGATGTTAGGGTTTAAGGCCAAAGTTTCATTTTATTGGGTGCTTTGAATACATATTCCTACAAATTGTCGCTTGAAAAAGGGGCATATTCAGTCATCTATATACAAACTCAACAAGAAACAAGTCTTCCATCATTGAATTACTGAACATGATTTCTTAGAATTCTTGGTTACTCAGTTACTTGCTTTGACGTGAAATCTTCCCTTGTAATATAATACAAAATGAGCCAATACTTGCAATAGCACTGACAATCCTGATAATATCCCCAGAAAAATGATACCAACTGGTGAAACTGGAACATATTCTAGCAAATATGGAATATAAACAACAATTGACATTTTTAAGATTGAATATCCATTATTACATTCATATTTCCCTTTTCAAGACCTCAATTCGAAACGAAAAATTCACTACAGTTTTTGATAGCTTTCATTTTCGATATATTGACATTTCAAACATCTATGATTCCAAATTGATTTTATCTGTAATACGTATCATAGATTTTGTCTGTATTATTTTTCCACGATATAACAAAACCACCCCCAAATCAGAATGTGGCAGATTCGTCTTATATTCACACCTTgattgaaattaaatgaaattcaaaacaattcaaGAGAAATATTTCATCCACAGAGAAACCAGGCAGTAGTCAACCAACACCATTCTTCACCTTCCACAATTTCATTGGATAATACCATTGAGTATAAAtcagtttaatactcaatgataattaCTAGGGTACCTTCATTGAGGATTTTATATTTTAAGTTTAATAGGTTTCTGAATTATTAAATGCGATTATTGTGATATTACTCTTTTAGGTAACTTAACAAATATGTAATTACtttcttttatatgtttttCATAGTTCTTCTCGAATATATGACAATAGTTTAAGTATATCTCAAGtaaattaaatatttattgTCTATTTGGAATTGGATTGCCGAAGTGACATAAATGTATGTGTTATTTATAGTTTAATATCGAATTATAAGTATAAATCAATTGTTTTTATGTTCATTTTCAGCGAATCGATAATTAACTCTAAATattggaatgaaaaaaaaaattttcactaaCATAAGTAAGTTTTCATTTGTAGGGTGTTCCTAAATAGGAggaacaaaaacgaaaagaggacatccttgagtaattttaagaaaaaagttacagtgtgctaaatttgaaatttgtttcAAGTTTCTTTtcttatagtatctacacttcacaagatattcaactgaaatttggcataaatattataattgatagttcacaccatATGACACGtgccaatttcgatagaaaATCAACAGGGTAATATTCTTTCTGGAATTCtgcaaaaaatgtaaaaagaagctatATATACCATATTTGAGAATTGAGTTTTCTCAAAGAAAATAAGGTGATTTCATATTTGAATAGCTGGTGGAAAAATCAACAACCGATGGAGGTGGTAACATCTATGGAATTTTTCCAGCACATGATAGCAAACAATATGAAGAAAGTAGAGAACTTCAGTTAGACCTAATATTGATTTATGGCGCCAAAAAAATCATGCGCTCAGCGGGAACTCATGGATGTAACTATAGATGTCGCAGCTTGTTTTGAGGTGCAGACCAAATATACTGTTTTTTGTCTCTCTGATTGTAAAAAACgagtatttttgaattttagtgCCCTAGAATAGTGCCATTGACTTATGATTGTTTGAAGCATCAATCTTTTTCTTGAAGCTCTCTTACTACTAATAATTGGTTTTGGGAAGGGCACACAAACTTATGTGTGTGTTTTTAAGTgataatattaaaataattcgaGAAGAAGAATGATTTCACAATAGCAGAGATAATTATATGATGCAATTCATATATCTTCAGCACACAGAAGCCTGTTAAAATGGATTGATTTATTCTTATTTATAGGAGGTGTTTCTCCatttcttttcaacaaaaaaaacataatcgaatttcatttgtttatctttattttttaaattagaGGTTTTTAGTTACATAGTTATGGCACCAAATTTACACCAAACAAAAAGATTCTTCTACAATTCAACAAATatataatatttgaaaataatagtcTTCATGTGATTCATgatgaaataatttattacttATTTTCCTGTGGTACTGGCGACTTTTATCtgtaacagaaaaaaaaagtaggTAAGCAATAAatacaaatatacaaaaaattcatttttcatcttTCCATATTGACCTGATAAAAAAAGATTCATATACAAAGGGTTTTCCTATGGAAGGTTTTattctgattgattttttttttgagaaaaacatATGAATATATTATCAGTCGAATGATTGCAGCGTCATTTTGTTATAAACAGAAGAAGAATCTCTGGGATAATACAGAGACAAGTATTTGAAAACATCGGATAGTAAAGAATGATTCAcctatttttttatatcttcaaGAGGACACATAACACTCATAAAGCTGCTCATGTCCTCCTCACTCTGCAACTGTCGAAAACGAACTGTCACTGAGTTGTCAAATGCACCACTAGAGACCAAGCGTACTGTTGTTGTACCACAAGCTATCATCTCCTCAAATTTACCTAGAATTAAAGGAAAATGTAATCAGTTGTCAGTTCGTACATAAAAATTCCTATATCGTGAATATTTTTGTAACTATTATATAATACATTATATCCATTCAAGTGAAATGGAATAATATCAGCCAATCTCTCAATATGAAGCATTTGCAGAGGTTTCAGTTTTTTGCTTTAATTGGAAGAAAAACGTAGGTAAAATGCATCGAATGCTCCTGATGGAAGTTCAAGGAGACAATGCTACAACAGATAAATCATGTAGGGAAAGCTTTCGACCTTTCAGAGTTGAAGAAAAGCTTTCTCTTgacacaccaaaaaaaaaaaaaaaaacactcgaACATTACCTGGCCTTGAACTCAATCCACAAACAGCATCAGCCATAATCATATGAGAGTTGTCCAGTCCAGTAGATCCACCAATCTGAACGTAGTCGTCCAATCCTCTCTTTTGACACTACAAATTGATATTTTACTAGAAGGaaccttaaaaaaatcacctCCCACCTTATGAATGGTGCCCGTTTCTATCTCCATACTTCTCGTATCGGATCTGACGATCCCAACATTTATGGCTTCCACTTTCACGGCAGATGGAAATAAGGTGCTCACGCTGCAATTGGATCGTTTTTCGTAATTTCGCAAAGTGTAGATATCTTCGAAACCTTGGAGAAGGATGTTACAGGCTGGAATCAATGAAAGATCCTGAAATTTTCGGTTTCTTGGAAATTGAGTGAAATTACAGAAGGGCACAGTTACATATGAGCCTTTGACACATTGCAAATTTATCAACTGTCCAGTATGGCACGTGTTTTTCCAAGATCGCAATGGAATTTTGCTAGTGTATTAGCCATCACGCCTTTGAAGTTCAACTCAGTTGGAGTTTCATGAGAGGGTTCAATAATATCATCAAGTCTGTGATACTGAATGGGTTTAGGACGAAAATTAGTTGAAAGATTGATAA
The window above is part of the Coccinella septempunctata chromosome 8, icCocSept1.1, whole genome shotgun sequence genome. Proteins encoded here:
- the LOC123318755 gene encoding venom allergen 5-like, which codes for MFDLNTSGRLPLARLIIGISLCLPFTLACFGRTMLRADGVSEQEKRIILDVHNRMRQAVALGQIDGQPPASNMIEMKWDDELAAKAQKWAVTCSASRHDAYRHTDRFLVGQNTATTWTTKTPTDYYELESDFPGAIHKWFDEVRKFRFGKQSHPGAGHYAQMIWADTYLIGCGYSFYHTPERGFTKYYVCNYGPSGNVDGESPYRKGYPSCYEFGLEGSRKYAGLCEKPGSSQPTPFFTFHNFIG
- the LOC123319333 gene encoding corticotropin-releasing factor-binding protein, translated to MTSDEGEFYHKANVVEGNVCGIYIQAEPHQRVEVRFTYFDVPCSNGGLVAFVDGWELNGELFPSPYDYLLPVEGRFREFCDERKIKQTFISSSNVALIQYRMPHRGSGFSISVHFIRNPTPCNILLQGFEDIYTLRNYEKRSNCSVSTLFPSAVKVEAINVGIVRSDTRSMEIETGTIHKCQKRGLDDYVQIGGSTGLDNSHMIMADAVCGLSSRPGKFEEMIACGTTTVRLVSSGAFDNSVTVRFRQLQSEEDMSSFMSVMCPLEDIKK